AATAATTCACCAGTTCTTGAAgagtttctaggcatacacctatAACACACAAGACcacaaacgttagaatttcaatgtaATGAATAAAAATGGAGAAAATTGAATAAACTAAGAATCCTAACAATTCTTATAGTTGTAATTAGTAACATTGTTGCTTCCCcggtaacggcgccaaaatttgatcacgcccaactatgcctcctaAGAGATCTAGCggttgttgcaaatataatccggttcaCAAGTTCGGAGTCGAAACCCACAGGGAAATAACGTGTTAATTACAACTAATAGTTTTGCACGAATTCAAGTAATCAGAAATATTATAAAACAATTTGAGAGTTTACTAACTAAGATCAAAGTAATTAAAAATGCAGTAATTTATAACTAACAAGGCAAATATTGTAGACAAAATTTGAAAAAGTTTAAGGTTATGATTTttcctattgtcggaatcttccCGCTACTttttctataaattcgcctaaatattttctaccgatcgtgagtacttaaAGTGTCGTAGCTCTCTCTCATGCAACTACTACAATTTACTAgatgtattctctcgaactacgctagctggcactaatttaCCGCTCACGACGATCGCACCAAgacttcgttatctctaatcccgcctttaaaccctccgtatcgATCTCTCAACTAcgttaggagtggtgttgttcaacaactacctaaatgtgcactctctctctctctctctctctctctctctctctctctctctctctctctagcaatatacatactaaataggcacggttaattgagagctcttcaattaacaacaatgaaaatatggttgaacaagtagagaaaaatcaaaggcaaatctatattaaacgcAGTAgagaatcatcctccaataggttccatcaaaccttagatttaagagtttagctactcataaatacaacaacaatcaaCATAATGTTTAAAGACATGAAACTACAAAGTAAAGAGATAAAGGAAGGGAAAACTCGTTTGATTCTTGCTCCACAGTGCTTGGCAGCctatttcttctccaaaatcatGTCCAACCCTAGAATAACTCATTTGGGGAGTATTTATATCAATCCCTAGGTCCAATTTAGGGTTTGGGTCTTTTAACCCGCGATTTTTAATTACCGTGCTATAGACCTCGTGAAGCCTGGTCTATAACGCGGtcgacctggctatagacctcgcaaagcctggtctatagcgcggtcaacctagctatagacctcgcgaagcctggtctatagcgcagtcgacctggctatagacctcgcaaagcctggtctatagcgcgatcgacctggctatagacctcgcaaagcctggtctatagcacggtcaacctggctatagaccttgCAAAGCCTTGTCTGTAGCACGATTTGGATACTTGATGCTTTTGTgctattttcttgtatttttgtccTCTTTTTGTGCAATTTTCATTTGATGATTCCTTCCGATGTTTttacacataaaacaacacaGTTTAGCTCAAATATCGCACAATAACTCATTAGACCAACAAAATATAGGGCGAGTAATGTGCTAAAAGTAAAGCATTTTGGCATCACATcagtaaccaatggataactaatgagtttaatttctacatttgtaaagcctcagattgggggttcctcaagtttgggagactataaattctcccaaaagtgatcatattcatgaatccatgaataatatggttacccatattatccgtcggttaactcgtattttatccgtattaaatatgggtcgggtcggataatttatccatttttcattactcgttttcgacccgaaccatatccaacctaacccgcccgtttgccactcctacTTATATATCCCCACTTTTGTTGATATTGGATATCCTAGGACTTAGTAATAAAATTACTAGATTTGACCGAATTGGTAGCTAATAATTTCCCTCCACCCCTGTTACCAGTGATAATAAACGAATATATTTTACTCTTAGTTAAAGATTTTCTATTTGATATCTAGGATCAGGAAAAAAAAACCTTCCTGATCAAGAAcattttattatctttatatgTTTACTTAGTGCAAATTCGAATCTGACCAATAAATTTCAATACCGAATGCTAAACAACAAAACAAATTAAGTAGATGAAGCAAGGACTCGTGGTGAAAAGGTAGAGTCTCACATGGGGTTCCTGAATGTGCTCTTATGCACTTCAATTTTAGCTATTCTTAAGTCTTAAGCTACTTTATTTATCAGCACCTATTttcataaatatatatttatttattttttagctcGATACACAAAGTATCTCGTATTCACGTGATCGAAAAAAAATAATATCTTTAGGGATTTTATGTAGATAACTTATCCTAATAAACATTAATGAGTACTTCGATAGCTCGAACCTATAATATATACTATATATCATACTACATAAGTTTCATAAATAATATATACTATATATCATACTACTACTTCGATAGTATGATATACTCAATATCATAATACATaagtttaaaaggaaaaaaaatgaaaagaaaaaaacaaataaaaaggagCTTTTTTCCGTGTAGACCGAGACAAACCACGTGGTGCGAATGGCCGGCTTCGTTGTTGCCTTGCCGTCTCTACATCATCGCCGTCCCCACGACGTTTAGTGTAGTCTTATCCCCTTCACCTTCTCCCACTACTTCAATTTTTATCTTCTAATTAAACAATTCTTGGGCCATTGCCAAGAGACCCTCTTCTATATATGGAGGTATGTTTTACGAGTGTCCCTCTCGGGACATACTTTGACCACTTCGTCACATGCATCTCTCACCTCTCTCTTTTTTACAGGTGGGATCAGGGACGGATTAAGAAAGAGTTCACGTTTGTTTATGtgaaaaaggaataaaataaaggatCATAAACCCACTCAATATGATCATACTCTTTTTTTGGGCTTGCTTTGAATTTTAATGGGTCTTTACATATATAGTCGACCCAATTCATGATTACTGACCCTAATTACATAGGTTTAAAATTTGATCCCTCGAGTATGTTGtttgacttgtttgaccaaaaagtatgaTTTTTCGCTAAAATATTTAAGTTTGTATAATAATGGGTTAAATctagttaaaaataatatctcTAGATGTGAGTTCAGAAAACGTGAGTAACATTAGACAGATCTGGAAATGTGTTGACTATAACATACATTGATTGTTCTGAAAAGTGTGGGTAATAATAGGGGAGAACtaacaataaataatattaaaaggaAGTATAAGACCATGTAGTCATAAGCGCCTATGTATAATGGCTGGAGGCAAAAGGATGGTAACTCTATTATTAGAAGTGACTTGtgaaacattcgaggatgaatgttcttaagtgggggagaatgtaacaccccggaaacttttgaagtacttaagcgctattaagaaagtcgatgtgtgctaattatattattttgtgtgtagacaaggactattatatgaatgatatcaattgatcatgataagtCAAGtaggaaattacatgatagagtaaagttccaaatgagtacgcacaagacctaactttcgacgagtatatatatatatatatatatatatatatatatatatatatatatatatatatatatatatataaggagttatgtgatggaaaacatatcaaatgaaagatcttcgagtctagtttctaacgtttcaaaccgtttgtcatttggacattcatacaagaggttatgaccaaattaccaaaggctggcagtgaagtacTGCCATAGCATCCAGATCCGCATCCGAGCTTCGAAGAGGAGTGAACTGGGGACGCGAAGCATCCGAGGTCGTGTTCGAAACCCAGAAATccgggcctataaatacaaggtcggggaggagagtattttgagtatggggggttagggttcttgaggtgaatgggcgattttgagctcaaatcaagtccaataaactaaaggtaagttgttaatgatgttttgggttgattcttactcaatatacatgagttctaacatcattcttgcatccaaatgctagacttcatcatcaaatcctcaaaaacactaaaatcaccaaagttgtgatttttcaagattgaacTACTAGAGGAATTTTAATGtttcaaactcgtttattatgagtagttagaagtatttgaagcatttgttacaagttttaatggttgaaagattggattataaaactctagttcatggcatgaatagtatttttgagaaaataagagagaagatgagtagtaatcttggcgatgaaattgatgaatacaatgaacctatggagttatttgttagcaaaagttggaagtgatcaactaagtaattACCCAAATTGTATATTTTACAAGTGTTGATTatggaagacgatgaatagtaacttgATGGCAATAAacaattgatgtagtatcattaatgacttcgaatgggtattaaaatataagaatgaagttgaatggtctagcatgtaaaactatttggcgatttgagttgtttgaggcttgtagccaacttatgATCTATATATGGATGTTGATCaatatcttaggtcatattttgatataattaggatatctaattgtagatatcgacttgttggtgatgttgagcatttcaatcaacattggaatgatgaaggaggattgaaagcttgtgaatgttaataaagcgaaagcgaggtaagttgattaaaacttactcttcttgagggactttctctaaaagcatgtttcaaATTAATACTcaagttgtttgcaaatgtgctttcaTGCTTAtggggacaaacaagtacggatgtcttcatgtactagaatattatgttgcatatgtagtgtcatgccgttttataaaattttattttaaatcttgttggcaaaatgacactcatggtaaatattacaagtttttatcaaaacttacgtattgacaagagtatacatatttgagtcCTAAAGATAAATTTTCatggaaagtatttcttttggaaattgaTGAACAGAATAAcacttgtggtatcttttaaagattgataTTCTAAAAGCTTTAGCATGTAAaatgttgtttatttaatttttggtCAAATGATTTAGATTTTTCTATAAATGACATgagttgataaaaatagatcatttGAAGCTACTATGTTATgtatctatttttgaagtatcaaatgttttgggagttacttgtatTCACCGAGATTGACTTCAGATATATTGTGTTCGTTGCCATTAAACTATACGTACCAGTATAAgcgtagatggccactttgtggtatagactacgacagagtgctctccctcgagagagtactattttgtgttattattagcatggctgagtcgattcgtacgacactacgatgagacgacctgagcaaatagggtatatgatacttgtcgttaggtacataacctagttgtccttcttatgtcggtgatggtatagtactcccagtgaaaggtaaggatgattttcttatgtttaggcctaaggagccgaaagtgatttcgattacttaaagcaaatggaataattttgtatgattttatccaaaatcttggattgatgtaaatgttttaaaagtttatattgtgggttatatTTCACTTTGTTGTTATTTGAAATAACAAGGgtcatgaattgataaaattttttatcatttatatgaaatattggtgcattatttttataaagtttgtcccaaaaacttaagttagagagagtctatgacacttattgagtactgttgtggtgtactcagtccttaaggggcccctctagggcTCTGCTTACTTTACATATTTCAGGATGATGTATGATACGTGACATGCGGTcaggctaggatgactctctttccgaggtattatgaagcaccacttttatttcgtggtagctatcatgtatattctaattttcttttgttggaaTTACTCCAAGTGTTGGTTCTGttctttggtatagaggctccatagatagttgtgtTGGATTATAAAAAAATAGGATTGTGGACATCATGCATGaaggaataattatttaatttgattatatcatTTTTATGAAAAGTTTTATGTATGATTTTGGAAATGAAAAATATGTTGTGACTTGATTTTAAAATGTATAAGATTTTCAATTGGCTTCTGTAATTATACTTGGTCTTGACATATAGGTTGGTTCACTCGGGTCGGGTAGCATGTCGGGTGCCGGTCACgcggatttgggtcgtgacaagtgtggaataatatgaacaagaatcttGATGAAAAGGTAGTGTTTGTATCTTTATAAAAGAGAGAATCTTTTTTCAAAAGTCTATTCTTATCAAATGAATGTCACCTGCCTTACATCACTGTCTCTTTTTCTATATATATGAGACATACCCCTAACACATCCTAATATTACAAGTGAAAAGAATATCCACCAGAATATTGTCTTTAATATCCCATTTTGAAAACTAGCCGTTACAACTCTGCAAATGGTGTTCGATCTAGCCCATTGTAGACATCTCAACCACAAACCTCGCTATTTCCTGATCAATCTCGACTGACATATTCCTTAGTGCTATATTACCCTAAATAGTTTAGGGCAGATTTCGACCTATACATGACTCACTTTGACTTGATATTTTGACCGGTCATTTCTGGTTCAATACGTTAAGTCAAGTTAATAAACGAGTCATAATTGACCATGTGTTTAAGGTTGAGCGGATTGAGTGGATTACAAATAAATGGATTAACCTTGCGCCCGTGCTGTCTCTCTTAAATCCTTCCATGAATCTCCCTAATGAAAACCACTTATCCAATCATCATATTAGTTCAAACTGTGTTCTTACTTGCTCAAGATTGAATTGTTTTTGCTCTTATGCCATCTATAAAGTTAATTTAAAAGGCACTCCCCTTtttgttgtgttaaaatgttaACCTTTTGATTAGACTAATCAGATAAACAAAGAAAGTAGTTGGCGTAATCAACAAAGGTGGTCGCCAAATATGTACTACTATTAGTTAAAAAATCACTATTTAAACTAAAATGTTACTTGTTCATACTAGCAACCATTTGAACTATTGCTGTTCAATTTGACACCTAGCCCCTAATATgcgaaaaataaaatgaaaggtATGATTGGATGTGACATAGTTGAAATTTCAACCATCTTATTAAAAAGAGTTTGTCAAATGAAATTtgtgaaaggaaaaaagaaaacaagaaggaaagaaacTTCGTGTAAAGGATGCGTCGGAGTCAGCTATCAACTGCCACGTGTCGCTTAGCTTTATGTAAAGTCGACTTGATATTTTCAGACTTTGTTTGGACCAATATAAAACAATTCAACATTAAATAACACGCCCCTCATTCACTCCGTCCTCTTTTAGCTTCCATTTCAAAACAGTAAAAGAAGACTATTCGCCGGCGAAAAAAATGACGAATTACGGCACAATACCGACGTCCTCTTCAGGTCCGGCAAACGTGGAGTACATCTCCAGGGCAAAAGAGCGTATAAAGGAAGGATTAGGTACTCGCCGTCCATGGAAGGAGATGTTCAATTTCCACTCCCTCAATCTTCCATCTGGAGTCAACGATGCAATTTCACGAATTAAAACCAATATCTCCTACTTCCAGATGAACTACGCCATCATAGTGCTCGGAATCGTCTTCTTAAGCCTCCTCTGGCACACGATCTCGCTTATCGTGTTCATAGTTCTGATGGCCATTTGGTTGTTTTTGTATTTTCTCCGTGATGAGCCGTTGGTGATTTTTGGCCGTCTGATTTCTGATCGTGTGGTTCTGATTGTGCTCTCTGTTTTTACTATCGCTATGCTCCTGTTTACTAATGCCACTTCGAATATTTTGATTTCGCTAGCGGTGGCCGTGGTTGTGGTGTTGATTCATGCTTCGATAAGGAAGACTGATGATTTATTCATGGATGAAGAAGCTGCTGGGTTCTTAAGAGCTCCTCCGTCGTCTTAGTTTGCTGTGTTTGTGTGTGAACCAATGtagtttctttttccttctttttttcgttttttaatttatttatttccggTAACATTTTCGATTGATTGTTGTATTTTTATCACCATAAACTTTGTTTATTCCTCGTTGAATTTCATCATAATTGAATGGTGGTTACCTTGTTGTTAGTGGTGATTTTTTTGTACTTATGCAATGCGTGTTGTGTTTAATTAATTAGTGTCGGCAGAAATAATTTTGGGGACATGGCAAGCGTGTACTTTCGCGATCCTTCTTCGTCCAAATTGGGGCATTATTAATTACGTGTAGCAGCCATAAATTACTACCATTACCTTCCTCGAAAAGAGTCTCATCCAAATTAAACATTCAAAAAGTGTAAAACCGCAAAAATAAGTTTGATGAAGTTGTATTGGTGAAAATATATCTTTAGTCGAAATGGTATTAGAAAAATATTATCGGGACGCTACGTGTCGAAGTAATAAAATTAATCACAAAGGTCGTGGCCGAAGAATCAGCAAAGACTGAAGTCGAGGTTATGTCATCGAGGTCGAGTACCCTTCATAGAGTAATAACAGCTAGTTTCGAGATAGaacattaaagagaatattccattAGATATTCTCTGCATTTGTACTATTAGAGTTTTTAAGAACGGCAAAGGGCCAAACATATCCATGTACTTTCGAAAATAGTCTAAGAATATCTCTCGTTATACTATTGAATTATCTATACCCCTCCCGTAATATTTTGGAACAAAaatacccttattttggatggagtgccatGTGGCAGCAACAGATGAAAATGACCCGTTTCTTTTTTTATCCGGTCCGTTTTAAAAAAATCACCACCCAACCCAATTTTCACCCAAGGCTAAATTTAGCATCTTTTGATCTAAAGcaattattttgtaaaaactagaaaaaaatgctttaaaaaaatatttttcggttttatttttaaagcatttttttatgtttgtaaaaactgaaaaaaaaaaggcTTTCCTAAAGCAGTGGATTACAGGTgcatttgtttttaaaaaaacaaaaatattttgcaaaattatttttttttcagtttttacaaaagaaaatgctttaaaaaaactggaaaaaaaaaattaaagcattttttttccagtttttacaaaaaaaattgctttagatcAAAAGATGCTAAATTTAGCCTTTGGGTGAAAGTTGGGTCGGGTGGTGGGTTTTTTAAAACGAATCaggtaaaaaaaagaaatgagtcGTTTTCATCTGGTGCTGCCACGTgacactccatccaaaataagggtatatttattccaaagtatgacgggaaGGGTATAGATAACCTAATAGTATAATGAGTGGTATTTTTAGACAATTTTTGAAAATACAGaagtatatttggccctttgccgtttTAAGAACATGTTCCTTgtaaatagaaagagacataaTGATAGGGGACATGgaatattcatttgtaaaatacACTTTGACTTTAAAAGAGAGAATCATATCTTAATGCAAATACACAAAAACAACCTCTTCATTAAGATTCTTGTCCACGCTTTTCCTCTGGATCCGAGAATAACTCATATGTTCAAAGACTTATCCTTCATTTATCATTGTAAGAAGGAACATTCGCTGATTTCATCCTTTATTGGGTGACTCATCAGTCTTATTTACATAAGCGTATTGATGTTCATCAATATTTAATGCTATATTGCTTACTTTGACTTCTTAAATATTGATTGTGTGCCGCCGTTGCTATTGAAAGTATATTTGCCTATCATTTATTGCACTTCCGTGAATTCTATCCTAGGGATATTATTGTTAACTAAGATTAACCCTCATTAATATAAAtttaaatagttgaatcaagatctatatattttttggtcaaacaaaagtttctttatttttttcttggaagttttttcttatttttca
This DNA window, taken from Nicotiana tabacum cultivar K326 chromosome 4, ASM71507v2, whole genome shotgun sequence, encodes the following:
- the LOC107823258 gene encoding PRA1 family protein F2-like — encoded protein: MTNYGTIPTSSSGPANVEYISRAKERIKEGLGTRRPWKEMFNFHSLNLPSGVNDAISRIKTNISYFQMNYAIIVLGIVFLSLLWHTISLIVFIVLMAIWLFLYFLRDEPLVIFGRLISDRVVLIVLSVFTIAMLLFTNATSNILISLAVAVVVVLIHASIRKTDDLFMDEEAAGFLRAPPSS